Proteins encoded by one window of Gemmatimonadaceae bacterium:
- a CDS encoding ABC transporter permease — MISRAIRTARTLPGAATALLCVLVLATLLVPAVSRQDPLGIGDVLRLRLLPPFSRDALGRFHLLGTDRFGRDLFVRMMLAGRISLAVGIVGSVVASGVGTIAGAAAAWMGAVVDRTLMALSDALLAIPRLVLLLVCASLWRPGLTTVVAVLVLTGWMGVARMVRAELLGMKTRPFVDAATSLGASSARVLWRHALPNSLGPAIVATTLGVGNAILLESGLSFLGLGVQPPRPSWGNMIAGGRDLIVVAPWVAIAPGLALIATVLCCTLIGDDLRDRLAGESGATLRDRA, encoded by the coding sequence GTGATCTCGCGCGCGATTCGGACGGCGCGGACGCTCCCTGGCGCCGCCACGGCGCTATTGTGCGTGCTCGTGCTCGCCACCCTGCTCGTGCCGGCCGTGTCGCGTCAGGACCCGCTCGGAATCGGCGACGTACTTCGCCTGCGACTCTTGCCGCCGTTCTCGCGCGACGCGCTCGGACGCTTTCATCTTCTCGGGACGGATCGCTTCGGCCGCGATCTCTTTGTGCGAATGATGCTTGCCGGCCGAATCTCGCTCGCCGTCGGAATCGTCGGGTCGGTTGTCGCCAGCGGCGTGGGGACGATCGCCGGCGCGGCGGCCGCATGGATGGGCGCCGTCGTGGATCGCACGCTCATGGCGCTCTCCGACGCGCTGCTCGCCATCCCGCGCCTCGTGCTGCTGCTCGTATGCGCGTCGCTCTGGCGCCCGGGTCTCACCACGGTCGTCGCCGTGCTCGTCCTGACCGGCTGGATGGGCGTCGCGCGCATGGTCCGCGCCGAGCTGCTCGGCATGAAGACGCGCCCCTTCGTCGACGCCGCGACGAGCCTCGGCGCGTCGAGCGCCCGCGTGCTCTGGCGGCACGCTCTCCCCAACTCGCTGGGCCCGGCGATCGTCGCGACGACGCTGGGCGTCGGCAATGCGATTCTCCTCGAGAGCGGCCTGTCGTTTCTTGGACTGGGTGTTCAGCCGCCGCGCCCGAGTTGGGGAAACATGATCGCCGGCGGACGCGACCTGATCGTCGTCGCCCCGTGGGTGGCCATCGCGCCGGGCCTCGCGCTGATCGCGACCGTGCTTTGTTGCACCCTGATCGGCGATGACCTCCGCGATCGTCTCGCGGGCGAGTCCGGAGCGACGTTACGCGATAGGGCCTGA
- a CDS encoding peptide ABC transporter substrate-binding protein, whose amino-acid sequence MSTVASVGAAALVIACWNAERPPDTVVYASGTDLESGNPLVTIHPLSRQIQRFVLYVTLAKYDDKLQPTPYAATSWSWSPDRRDLTLHLANGLQWQDGVPTTARDVAYTLEAARDPATGYLRSADLAGVDTVLARDDQTVEIRFHAPQSSLPLVFCELPIVPAHLLDTIAHAELRRAAFNFAPVGNGPFEFVERRAGSRWTFRRNPRFPSSLGGPPRVAGLVVAVVDEPTTKFAGLASGELDVAGISPAMAPLARRDPSMRVVEYPILFTTGLVFNVRKPPFDDARVRRAISFSIDRARIVAAALAGFGVPATGPVPPESPFALPATASRDTTRADSLLDAAGWKRSANGIRQRLGRPLELDLLTVGSGDNALEQLVQADLAVRGIRVSIRQVELGTFLNDARAATKTFDVLVAGIPGDVALSFVSAMFETRQRGGALDYTGFHSRELDSLFVAARNATDEPARVASWRSAQQVLDDSMPVAWLYYSRGVQGVSARLRHVTMDLRGEMVSVSDWSIESAAARKVAASR is encoded by the coding sequence GTGTCAACCGTCGCGAGCGTCGGCGCGGCGGCGCTCGTCATCGCATGCTGGAACGCCGAGCGGCCGCCCGACACGGTCGTTTATGCATCCGGCACGGATCTCGAGTCCGGCAACCCGCTTGTCACGATTCACCCATTGTCGCGCCAGATCCAGCGATTCGTTCTGTACGTGACGCTGGCGAAGTACGACGACAAGCTGCAGCCCACGCCGTACGCGGCCACGTCCTGGTCCTGGTCGCCCGATCGACGCGATCTCACGTTGCATCTCGCGAACGGTCTCCAGTGGCAAGACGGCGTGCCGACGACCGCGCGCGACGTCGCCTATACACTCGAGGCGGCGCGCGATCCGGCGACCGGATATCTGCGCTCGGCCGATCTCGCCGGCGTCGACACCGTCCTCGCTCGCGACGATCAAACCGTCGAGATTCGCTTTCACGCGCCGCAGTCGTCGTTGCCGCTCGTGTTCTGCGAGCTGCCGATCGTCCCCGCGCATTTGCTCGACACGATCGCCCACGCGGAATTACGGCGCGCGGCCTTCAACTTCGCGCCCGTCGGCAACGGCCCGTTCGAGTTCGTCGAACGGCGGGCAGGATCGCGATGGACGTTTCGCCGGAACCCGCGCTTCCCGTCGTCACTCGGCGGACCGCCGCGCGTCGCGGGTTTGGTAGTCGCCGTCGTCGACGAGCCGACGACCAAGTTCGCCGGTCTGGCAAGCGGCGAGTTGGACGTTGCCGGCATCTCACCCGCGATGGCGCCGCTCGCGCGGCGCGACCCGTCGATGCGCGTCGTCGAGTACCCGATTCTGTTCACGACGGGGCTGGTGTTCAACGTTCGCAAGCCGCCGTTCGACGACGCCCGCGTGCGCCGCGCGATCTCATTCTCGATCGACCGCGCGCGGATCGTCGCCGCCGCGCTCGCGGGCTTCGGAGTTCCGGCCACGGGACCAGTGCCGCCCGAGAGTCCGTTCGCCCTTCCCGCGACCGCGTCGCGCGACACGACCCGCGCGGATTCGCTGCTCGACGCCGCGGGATGGAAGCGTTCGGCCAACGGCATTCGTCAACGACTCGGCCGCCCGCTCGAGCTCGATCTGCTCACTGTCGGGTCGGGCGACAACGCGCTCGAGCAACTCGTTCAGGCCGATCTCGCGGTGCGCGGGATCCGCGTCAGCATCCGGCAGGTCGAGTTGGGCACTTTCCTCAACGACGCGCGCGCCGCGACGAAGACATTCGACGTGCTGGTGGCCGGAATTCCCGGCGACGTGGCTCTCTCATTCGTGTCGGCGATGTTCGAGACGAGGCAGCGCGGCGGCGCCCTCGACTACACGGGCTTTCATTCTCGCGAGCTCGATTCGCTCTTCGTTGCGGCGCGAAACGCGACCGATGAGCCGGCGCGCGTCGCCTCGTGGCGCTCGGCGCAGCAAGTGCTCGACGACAGCATGCCGGTCGCCTGGCTGTACTACTCGCGCGGCGTCCAAGGAGTGTCGGCGCGGCTCCGCCACGTGACGATGGATCTCCGCGGCGAGATGGTGTCCGTCTCCGACTGGAGCATCGAGTCTGCGGCGGCGCGCAAGGTCGCCGCGTCGCGATGA
- a CDS encoding TrmH family RNA methyltransferase: MSESLLDSVVVVLYEPLDPVNIGATVRAMKNMGVHRLRLIRPVVYDVQRIEGIAHGTMDVIQQIERFDTFDEAVSDCVRTAAFTARRRSAKIRLVEPREAARELLDAAPDGLVAIIFGREDNGLPNDVLDRVHVTVTIPTTNHASLNLAQAALIALYELHRLAADATRTIAPPRKDAPPPTNGEFEQYFSDAAKSLEMIEFFKTRYPEHIMRTLRSLTFRAAPDARELSLLRAMSIEVMNFIERKRRRG; this comes from the coding sequence ATGTCTGAATCGCTGCTCGACTCGGTTGTCGTCGTGCTCTACGAGCCCCTCGATCCGGTGAATATCGGGGCGACGGTGCGCGCGATGAAGAACATGGGCGTGCACCGTCTGCGCCTGATTCGACCCGTCGTTTACGACGTCCAGCGAATCGAAGGGATCGCGCACGGCACGATGGACGTGATTCAGCAGATCGAGCGCTTCGACACGTTCGACGAAGCGGTTTCGGACTGCGTTCGCACCGCGGCTTTCACGGCGCGCCGCCGCTCGGCGAAGATTCGGCTGGTCGAGCCGCGCGAGGCGGCGCGCGAGCTGCTCGACGCGGCGCCCGACGGCCTGGTCGCCATCATCTTCGGTCGTGAGGACAACGGTCTGCCGAACGACGTGCTCGACCGGGTGCACGTGACGGTGACCATCCCGACGACGAATCACGCGTCGCTCAACCTCGCGCAGGCCGCGCTGATCGCGTTGTACGAGCTTCACCGGCTGGCCGCCGATGCGACGCGAACCATCGCGCCGCCGCGAAAAGACGCGCCGCCGCCGACCAACGGTGAATTCGAGCAGTATTTCTCCGACGCGGCGAAGTCGCTCGAGATGATCGAGTTCTTCAAGACGCGCTATCCCGAGCACATCATGCGCACGCTGAGGTCGCTCACCTTTCGCGCCGCGCCCGACGCCCGCGAGCTGTCGTTGCTCCGCGCGATGTCGATCGAGGTGATGAACTTCATCGAGCGCAAACGCCGGCGGGGTTGA
- a CDS encoding glycosyl hydrolase-related protein, whose protein sequence is MLDVHVVSHTHWDREWYLPVERFRQRLAALVDELIDDPPGEGESFLLDGQAVVLDDYVRVRPERVRALSELLRRGSLEAGPWYVLADELIPSGEALVRNLLTGRRTLERFGAVAPPVLYCPDSFGHPAALPAIAAGFGLDLIVLWRGYGSRRFPPGDGAWWRSPSGERVLLFHLARDGYSLGSNLPVDPAEAEGRWAAMREQLAPRSTTGVVLLPNGADHHARQLDYRDAVGALQSVATHDAVHRSSLRAFQHALSERAAAATLPLVEGELRDSYGYTWTLQGTLATRAHEKRLNAIAERSLLRDAEPWNALASRRSRSRRFLLDEAWRTLLEAHPHDTLCGCSIDEIAIAMEQRVRSATNQAAGVRDDAILDLAGHDPAEARTARDAWQPVALIRNPAPRGRSGVAIIDVEEFVADVPVGPGSQPGDSLDVPEPRRTPIIAGLGPVQVLDRATRYSRTESPRHYPDNDLVSVTQVAAWVGDAPPYGVATRAIGRRSRGAAPADRVRTESRSLENATLVVAVHDDGTISLLHKPSGRRISSLIRFEDDADVGDLYTPAPRERACEFRLGVVRRVHRGPLRGELALTTRITEPGAPRSQGGVDLAIHLALDAGASHLAIGLTGNNQRDDHRLRIILSTDVAAPEIWADAAFGPVRRVPIAPSADETQSERVPPTAPLHRYVSLFDDARGCTVFSDGLAEYEGLEDGGIAVTLVRAVGDLSKSDLPERPGHAGWPAPTPLAQCRGPFAASLGVMLHGPRGATTVDAIEHTADDFLVPISGVTLRSALRVSDDAVGPELIGAGLAFSTIKESEDSRWLVLRCVNLTDEPVSGAWRLPFTIEEARLSRLDETPGDSAPFVGQTTSFTAEPRGIVTILAR, encoded by the coding sequence GTGCTCGACGTACACGTCGTTTCACACACACACTGGGACCGCGAGTGGTATCTGCCAGTCGAGCGCTTTCGGCAGCGGCTCGCCGCGCTGGTCGATGAGCTGATCGACGATCCACCGGGAGAAGGGGAGAGCTTTCTGCTCGACGGCCAGGCGGTCGTGCTGGACGACTACGTTCGCGTGCGGCCGGAGCGCGTCCGCGCGCTGAGCGAGCTGCTTCGCCGCGGCAGTCTCGAAGCCGGGCCCTGGTACGTGCTTGCCGACGAGTTGATCCCGAGCGGCGAGGCACTGGTCCGAAACCTCCTGACCGGCCGGCGAACCCTCGAGCGGTTCGGCGCCGTCGCGCCGCCGGTCCTCTACTGCCCCGACTCGTTCGGACATCCGGCGGCGCTCCCGGCGATCGCCGCGGGCTTTGGTCTCGACCTCATCGTTCTTTGGCGCGGCTACGGCAGCCGGCGCTTTCCTCCAGGCGACGGAGCGTGGTGGCGTTCACCGAGTGGTGAGCGGGTTCTTCTCTTTCACTTGGCGCGCGACGGCTACTCGCTGGGATCGAATTTGCCGGTCGATCCGGCGGAAGCCGAGGGACGGTGGGCCGCGATGCGCGAGCAGCTGGCGCCGCGCTCGACGACCGGCGTCGTGCTCTTGCCCAACGGCGCCGACCACCACGCCCGGCAACTCGATTACCGCGACGCCGTGGGTGCACTCCAGTCGGTCGCCACCCACGACGCGGTCCATCGAAGCTCGCTGCGCGCGTTTCAACACGCGCTCTCCGAGCGCGCGGCGGCAGCGACCCTCCCGCTCGTCGAGGGCGAGCTTCGCGACTCGTACGGATACACGTGGACGCTGCAAGGCACGTTGGCGACCCGCGCGCACGAAAAGCGCCTCAACGCAATCGCCGAACGTTCGCTCCTCCGCGACGCCGAGCCGTGGAACGCGCTCGCGTCGCGTCGAAGCCGATCTCGCCGTTTCTTGCTCGACGAAGCGTGGCGCACGCTGCTCGAAGCGCACCCGCACGACACGCTCTGTGGCTGTTCGATCGACGAAATCGCCATCGCGATGGAGCAGCGCGTGCGTTCCGCGACGAACCAGGCGGCGGGCGTTCGCGACGATGCCATCCTCGATCTCGCTGGCCACGATCCGGCCGAGGCGCGCACGGCACGCGACGCGTGGCAGCCGGTGGCTCTCATTCGGAATCCAGCGCCGCGCGGGCGGAGTGGTGTCGCGATCATCGACGTCGAAGAGTTCGTCGCGGACGTGCCGGTCGGCCCGGGATCCCAGCCAGGCGACTCGCTCGACGTCCCCGAGCCGCGACGAACGCCGATCATTGCCGGGCTCGGCCCCGTCCAGGTCCTCGATCGCGCGACGCGCTACTCCCGAACCGAATCTCCGCGGCACTATCCGGACAACGATCTCGTATCCGTCACGCAGGTTGCCGCGTGGGTCGGGGACGCGCCGCCGTACGGCGTGGCCACCCGTGCGATCGGCCGCCGGTCGCGCGGCGCTGCTCCGGCCGATCGCGTGCGAACGGAGTCTCGCTCTCTCGAAAACGCGACGCTCGTCGTGGCCGTCCACGACGACGGGACGATTTCCTTGCTGCACAAACCCAGCGGCCGTCGCATCTCCTCGCTCATTCGATTCGAGGACGACGCGGACGTCGGCGACCTCTACACGCCGGCGCCGCGCGAGCGCGCCTGCGAATTTCGCCTCGGCGTCGTGCGTCGCGTGCACCGCGGCCCGCTTCGCGGCGAGCTCGCACTGACCACGAGAATCACGGAGCCGGGCGCGCCTCGCAGCCAGGGTGGCGTGGATCTGGCCATTCACCTGGCTCTCGACGCCGGCGCGTCGCACCTCGCGATCGGCTTGACCGGAAACAATCAGCGCGACGACCATCGTCTGCGAATCATTCTCTCCACCGACGTCGCGGCTCCGGAAATCTGGGCCGACGCCGCGTTCGGACCGGTGCGTCGCGTGCCGATCGCGCCGAGCGCGGACGAGACGCAGAGCGAGCGAGTCCCGCCAACAGCGCCGCTTCATCGGTACGTGTCGCTGTTCGACGACGCCCGCGGCTGCACCGTCTTCAGCGACGGCCTCGCCGAGTACGAGGGTCTCGAGGACGGCGGTATCGCGGTGACGCTCGTGCGTGCAGTCGGCGATCTCTCGAAGAGCGATCTTCCCGAACGTCCCGGCCACGCCGGGTGGCCCGCTCCGACACCGCTCGCGCAGTGCCGCGGCCCCTTCGCGGCGAGTCTCGGCGTAATGCTTCACGGCCCACGCGGCGCAACGACCGTCGACGCGATCGAGCACACGGCGGACGATTTTCTCGTGCCGATCTCGGGCGTGACTCTCCGATCCGCACTGCGCGTGTCCGACGACGCCGTAGGCCCGGAGCTCATCGGTGCCGGCCTCGCATTCTCGACGATCAAGGAGAGCGAGGACAGCCGCTGGCTCGTGCTTCGCTGCGTGAACCTCACCGACGAACCAGTCTCCGGCGCTTGGCGTCTTCCATTCACTATCGAAGAGGCTCGCCTCTCTCGTCTCGATGAAACGCCCGGCGACTCCGCACCGTTCGTCGGTCAAACGACTTCGTTCACCGCCGAGCCCCGCGGCATCGTCACCATTCTCGCGCGTTAG
- a CDS encoding aminotransferase class III-fold pyridoxal phosphate-dependent enzyme encodes MPFRRFFERGAKDAPAAPAPAADESAEDTATVADDEAEASAEAEVIPAEHDEADYRDRAAAVLPTGASTGSKRTAALYGSEDSPGPSHYIRAVGCRVTDVDGNEYVDCTMALGAVSLGYAEPNVTRAVVDAIAGGNVSALSSVHEVDVAERLCGVIPCADKAQFLKSGAEAIAAAVRIARTYTSRDVVVGCGYFGWLDWSADETTGVPQGVRKDFRRIPFDDVAALEAAVAAAGSQLAAIVIEPVIERMPSSEWINRARELATQSGAALIFDEIKTGFRLKTGGYQAFADVVPDLAAFGKAMANGFPLAAVVGHRDLMDAARKTWISSTLASESSALAAAGAVLTWHDSVDVCASLWSIGADMKHAITAAIEASGVQGITIDGPDPMWMLRFDRPEREQRFLELGVANGVILKRGAYNYAALAHDDDALRDLERGASDTLVALRDEEAEGTD; translated from the coding sequence ATGCCATTTCGCCGCTTCTTCGAGCGGGGTGCGAAGGACGCACCCGCTGCGCCGGCTCCTGCAGCCGATGAATCTGCTGAGGACACGGCCACCGTCGCCGACGACGAAGCGGAGGCTTCCGCCGAAGCGGAGGTGATTCCCGCGGAACACGATGAAGCCGATTACCGCGACCGCGCCGCCGCCGTGCTGCCGACCGGCGCCTCGACGGGCAGCAAACGCACCGCCGCCCTGTACGGCTCCGAGGATTCTCCCGGGCCGTCGCACTACATTCGCGCTGTCGGGTGCCGCGTCACGGACGTGGACGGCAACGAGTACGTCGACTGCACGATGGCGCTCGGCGCCGTCTCGCTGGGATACGCTGAGCCGAACGTCACGCGCGCCGTCGTCGACGCGATCGCCGGCGGCAACGTCAGCGCACTCTCGAGCGTGCACGAAGTGGATGTCGCCGAGCGATTATGCGGGGTCATCCCGTGCGCGGACAAAGCGCAGTTTCTCAAGTCCGGCGCGGAAGCGATCGCCGCCGCGGTGCGCATCGCGCGAACGTACACGTCGCGCGACGTCGTGGTCGGATGCGGCTACTTCGGGTGGCTGGACTGGTCGGCCGACGAGACCACGGGCGTTCCGCAGGGTGTGCGGAAGGATTTTCGGCGGATTCCATTCGACGACGTCGCTGCGTTGGAGGCGGCCGTGGCCGCGGCGGGGAGCCAGCTCGCGGCGATCGTGATCGAGCCCGTCATCGAGCGCATGCCGTCGTCCGAGTGGATCAACCGCGCGCGTGAGCTCGCGACGCAATCGGGCGCCGCGCTCATCTTCGACGAGATCAAAACCGGATTCCGCCTCAAGACCGGCGGCTACCAGGCGTTCGCCGACGTCGTGCCGGATCTCGCCGCGTTCGGAAAGGCGATGGCCAACGGATTCCCGCTCGCCGCGGTCGTCGGCCACCGGGACCTCATGGACGCCGCGCGCAAGACGTGGATCTCGTCTACGCTGGCGAGCGAATCGTCGGCGCTGGCCGCGGCGGGGGCGGTGCTCACGTGGCACGACAGCGTCGACGTGTGCGCCTCGCTCTGGTCGATCGGCGCGGACATGAAGCACGCGATCACCGCGGCGATCGAGGCGAGCGGGGTGCAAGGGATTACCATCGACGGCCCCGACCCCATGTGGATGCTCCGCTTCGACCGACCGGAACGCGAACAGCGTTTTCTCGAGCTCGGCGTGGCGAACGGCGTGATCCTCAAACGCGGCGCGTACAACTATGCCGCGCTCGCTCACGACGACGACGCGCTGAGGGACCTCGAGCGCGGCGCGAGCGACACGCTGGTCGCGTTGCGTGACGAGGAGGCGGAGGGCACCGATTGA
- a CDS encoding heparinase II/III family protein — protein sequence MSVLVDQETLARRRHAADTPLRDLADSLASDLAPLIGLDFYFPPQKALLSRAGGRCEVDGAMLEFDPFSPHEHRCPRCGRVYSGELHDRFWTYWYQLWLAERAVHGAALASVGRGDQFAALSRDILAGYCERYLRYPNIDNVLGPTRLFFSTYLESIWLLQICVAADLMAERESALVDRVRSEIVEPSRALIAEFDEGGSNRQVWNDVALLAAARLLKDGTSAERAVFGRSGVARQIAHGVLSDGTWYEGENYHLFAHRGLWYAVTMAERAGIALDSELVRRFQRGFAAPFLSVLPDFTLPSRRDSQYAISLRQWRIAEHCELGLAREDDPTLRGALARMYLDPAPRGTLGRDRSSADVERNVIASSLTRADLSWRALLFALPHLPPLEAAAPESALLEGQGLGVFRRDAGRAYAALDYGHSGGGHGHPDRLNLLLAHDAVRWLDDFGTGSYVDRTLHWYRSTLAHNAPLADGHSQRPTNGMLRNYEEREDCGWISAEAEIAPGVRVRRSVAVFATYLVDSVEWEEEEIPVSPASTSELGDVEPCPTFDLPIHAALELTGGVGAAEGAPLTGGHGLEDGFDFAHETTVQQAPVGTTVVGLAMRDGARASLWGRSMVPCEWWRATAPGAPGRGDHVFWIVRARERDGRHDFVWSWSEDVVRAEFGESIRVVMADGSVHDHQPMADRWEIAFVDAGGKTRRVGLTGVVRRTEAQQSIATAADAAPLRLVRGGETRVTLGAEHYRRSEETWEAARCPSADVVFRARGAVLTIAVTVHRSDVTFAPRNAENPFDNESSDVNGDGIQLYAKFDGRIAGWMLVPELGGDSVRVRSLIGTETQPEPPRATWERVGGGYRVTMALDASGLTAIDLIVNEMPRGRLRRRGQLVLSGASGEFVYLRGDRQDADRLLPIDWADENV from the coding sequence ATGAGTGTTCTCGTCGATCAAGAGACGCTCGCGCGGCGGCGACACGCCGCCGACACTCCGCTGCGGGACCTCGCCGATTCGCTGGCCTCGGACCTCGCGCCGCTCATCGGACTGGACTTCTACTTTCCGCCGCAGAAGGCGTTGCTCTCGCGTGCCGGTGGACGATGCGAGGTAGACGGCGCGATGCTCGAGTTCGATCCGTTCTCGCCGCACGAGCATCGCTGCCCCCGCTGCGGCCGGGTGTACTCGGGCGAATTGCACGACCGGTTTTGGACCTACTGGTACCAACTGTGGCTCGCCGAACGCGCGGTGCACGGCGCGGCACTGGCATCGGTCGGCCGCGGCGACCAGTTCGCAGCGTTGTCCCGCGACATTCTTGCCGGATACTGCGAGCGGTATCTGCGCTATCCCAACATCGACAATGTTCTCGGGCCCACGCGCCTGTTTTTCAGCACGTACCTCGAGTCGATCTGGCTGTTGCAGATCTGCGTCGCCGCCGACTTGATGGCCGAACGCGAGAGCGCGCTGGTCGACCGCGTGCGCTCGGAGATCGTCGAGCCGAGTCGTGCGTTGATCGCTGAGTTCGACGAAGGAGGATCGAACCGGCAAGTCTGGAACGACGTCGCGTTGCTCGCGGCCGCCCGCCTCCTCAAGGACGGCACGTCGGCCGAGCGCGCGGTGTTCGGCCGAAGCGGCGTAGCGCGCCAGATCGCGCACGGCGTGCTGAGCGACGGCACGTGGTACGAGGGCGAGAACTACCATTTGTTCGCGCACCGCGGCCTCTGGTACGCGGTGACGATGGCCGAGCGCGCGGGAATCGCGCTCGACTCCGAGCTCGTGCGGAGATTTCAGCGCGGGTTCGCCGCTCCGTTTCTCTCGGTGCTTCCGGACTTCACCCTTCCATCTCGGCGCGATTCACAGTACGCGATCTCGCTGCGTCAGTGGCGCATCGCCGAGCATTGCGAGCTGGGACTCGCTCGAGAGGACGATCCGACGCTCCGCGGCGCGCTCGCGCGCATGTACCTCGACCCCGCGCCGCGAGGGACGCTGGGACGCGACCGTTCGTCCGCCGACGTCGAGCGAAACGTGATCGCGTCGTCGTTGACCCGCGCCGATCTCAGTTGGCGCGCGTTGTTGTTTGCGCTGCCCCACCTGCCTCCGCTCGAAGCCGCCGCGCCGGAGTCGGCGTTGCTGGAGGGGCAGGGACTCGGCGTCTTTCGCCGAGACGCCGGGCGCGCGTACGCGGCACTCGACTACGGGCACTCGGGTGGGGGCCACGGCCATCCCGACCGCCTGAATCTTCTGCTCGCCCACGACGCCGTGCGCTGGCTGGACGACTTCGGCACCGGCTCGTACGTCGATCGCACGCTCCACTGGTACCGCAGCACGCTCGCGCACAACGCGCCGCTCGCCGACGGCCACTCGCAGCGGCCGACGAACGGCATGCTGCGGAACTACGAAGAGCGCGAGGATTGCGGTTGGATCTCGGCGGAAGCGGAAATCGCGCCTGGCGTTCGCGTGCGCCGCTCGGTCGCCGTGTTCGCGACGTATCTCGTCGACAGCGTCGAGTGGGAGGAAGAAGAGATCCCCGTGTCGCCCGCGTCGACATCGGAGCTCGGCGACGTCGAGCCGTGCCCGACGTTCGACCTTCCGATTCACGCCGCCCTGGAGCTGACTGGCGGCGTCGGCGCGGCCGAAGGCGCGCCGCTGACCGGCGGACACGGTCTCGAGGACGGTTTCGACTTTGCTCATGAAACGACGGTCCAGCAAGCACCGGTCGGCACGACCGTCGTCGGGCTGGCGATGCGCGACGGCGCGCGGGCGTCGTTGTGGGGGCGCTCGATGGTGCCGTGCGAATGGTGGCGTGCGACGGCGCCCGGCGCGCCGGGACGCGGCGACCATGTGTTCTGGATCGTGCGCGCGCGGGAGCGAGACGGCCGGCACGACTTCGTGTGGAGTTGGAGCGAGGACGTCGTTCGCGCGGAGTTCGGTGAATCGATCCGAGTGGTGATGGCCGACGGCAGCGTCCACGACCATCAGCCCATGGCCGACCGATGGGAGATCGCGTTCGTCGATGCCGGCGGTAAAACGCGGCGCGTCGGACTCACCGGCGTCGTGCGGAGGACGGAGGCGCAACAGTCGATCGCGACGGCAGCCGACGCCGCGCCGCTCCGCCTCGTTCGCGGCGGCGAAACGAGGGTGACGCTGGGCGCGGAGCACTATCGACGCTCGGAGGAAACGTGGGAAGCGGCCAGGTGTCCCTCCGCCGACGTCGTGTTTCGCGCCCGTGGCGCCGTACTGACGATCGCCGTGACCGTTCACCGCAGCGACGTCACGTTCGCGCCGCGAAACGCCGAGAATCCGTTCGACAATGAGTCCTCCGACGTGAACGGCGACGGAATTCAACTGTACGCCAAATTCGACGGCCGGATCGCCGGATGGATGCTCGTACCCGAATTGGGCGGCGACTCCGTTCGTGTCCGCAGCCTCATCGGTACGGAGACGCAGCCTGAGCCGCCGCGGGCAACCTGGGAACGAGTCGGCGGCGGCTACCGCGTCACCATGGCGCTCGACGCGTCAGGTCTCACGGCGATCGACCTCATCGTGAACGAGATGCCCCGCGGCCGACTCCGTCGCCGCGGTCAACTCGTGCTCAGTGGAGCGTCGGGCGAGTTCGTCTATCTCCGTGGCGACCGTCAGGACGCCGACCGACTCCTTCCCATCGACTGGGCCGACGAAAATGTCTGA
- a CDS encoding ABC transporter permease — translation MQVQRVHLLAVLRRLAGAFALLWLVLTLTFALVRLAPGDAATFLVPPSATAADAARIRAELGLDRSVAVQYARWANGVLHGNLGESSLRREPVTRAVADALPVSLGLGAASLALTFLIGVPLGLIQAARRGRAVDRALTVITTAMYAAPSFWLALALVAVFTYGAAEWGLPAWLRLPAFGIHAPGLEVHGFAALSDLLRHAILPVSILTAVGAAGIARYSRSSVADVMGQDFVRTARAKGSSPARVNVRHVLSNVLPPLIVLFALSLPGLVAGSIFVESVFAWPGMGRLMVDAIAARDYPLVMGAAAVYAALVIFANLAGDLALPLVDPRRRA, via the coding sequence ATGCAGGTTCAGCGCGTGCATCTCCTCGCCGTGCTGCGGCGCCTCGCCGGCGCGTTCGCGCTTCTCTGGCTGGTGCTCACGCTCACGTTCGCGCTCGTCCGCCTCGCCCCGGGTGATGCCGCGACCTTCCTCGTTCCGCCGTCCGCGACGGCGGCCGACGCCGCGCGAATCCGCGCCGAGCTCGGACTCGACCGGTCGGTCGCCGTGCAATATGCACGGTGGGCGAACGGCGTGCTGCACGGCAATCTCGGCGAAAGCTCGCTCCGCCGAGAACCGGTGACTCGCGCCGTCGCCGATGCGCTTCCCGTATCGCTTGGACTCGGCGCCGCCTCGCTCGCTCTGACGTTCCTGATTGGAGTTCCGCTCGGTCTCATTCAGGCGGCGCGTCGCGGCCGGGCCGTGGATCGGGCGCTGACGGTGATTACCACGGCCATGTATGCCGCGCCGAGCTTTTGGCTGGCGCTCGCGCTGGTCGCCGTGTTCACGTACGGCGCGGCGGAGTGGGGATTGCCGGCGTGGCTGCGCCTGCCGGCGTTCGGGATTCATGCGCCGGGACTCGAGGTGCATGGATTCGCCGCGCTCTCGGATCTCCTGCGCCACGCGATCCTGCCGGTGAGCATCCTCACCGCCGTCGGAGCGGCGGGCATCGCGCGCTACTCGCGCTCGAGCGTCGCCGACGTGATGGGACAGGATTTCGTGCGCACGGCTCGCGCGAAAGGATCGTCGCCAGCGCGCGTGAACGTGCGGCACGTACTCTCCAACGTTCTGCCGCCGCTGATCGTGCTGTTCGCGCTGTCGCTGCCCGGGCTCGTCGCGGGATCGATCTTTGTGGAGTCCGTGTTTGCCTGGCCGGGAATGGGCCGGCTCATGGTGGACGCGATCGCCGCGCGCGACTATCCGCTCGTGATGGGCGCGGCCGCGGTGTACGCCGCGCTGGTAATCTTCGCGAACCTCGCGGGCGACCTCGCCCTGCCGCTGGTCGATCCGAGGCGCCGCGCGTGA